The proteins below come from a single Micromonospora citrea genomic window:
- a CDS encoding ATP-binding protein: protein MSSALRGIRSTCVPRPDVLAGGMSDNQFAAQLDKVVRDPSGYEVYSDADRFFDLTYPTSGLKQLLAKTFGRLAGVAGDDGDHGVLRAETSFGGGKTHSLVAVYHLAKGARPANVNDFLDTSLLPEGPVSVAAVVGDALDPVNGLATNGLTSRTLWGEVGAQLGPAAHQALAQSDLERTAPGTETLRKALGGRPTVIIIDEIAQHLRQVAESGNESVRRSAAQVPVFLKNLFELAMGDPGVVVIISLASSGDAYAKETSELGQLLDGATRAATAHAESASVLSRSGRVIQPATDSEIAEILKRRLFESIDPAAAKEAGEAYRGLYEQIGETVALAGGAESPARYGDAVAASYPFHPETIRVLDKRLGSIPNFQRARGSLKLLAEVVADLWEGTANPEIINVADINLARLNTLNHLTIAIDRAAFSGVAKVDLAGPESHCHAVDVARFPGKPPFATRAATTVFLHSLEMRAGVGAGRSEYVLGSLRVGEDPEILDEALAEAERVCWHLTYDGTRWRFHTEPNVNKIVEDGKRDIPSTRVTEETKALIAKSFTSDAGVTAVVFPTSPASVPDEPRLRVVAFDYDHLSVEGTSSATAPPQVVEMRDRAGAAGSLRAYRNAVVFVVADTGAVEDLKDRVRSQLALEALVTEPARLATFAKEVKTRVREMYDDSGLNARIAVTRCYKHVYYPVKDASSNHLAHRELPAAQKGDTAKSVIRTIRELLVNEGKVRTEPIPTNWLRQRAWEKPESTTTKKISDWFWRDQSALLLLDPTLLTDAIKKGIANDGWVYYDTLTEKAYSATSATPAVQLVDTAELYTAEEAAAKGVLGRPPSLGDVLASVSPATTGPALRAALEARCQKEPTKAQVADQLAEAFRQGKLVVTDVTPAAGVKALGVKEIRERSLDGFHILTKAEADSLGVQSAVAKPASKRIEAKTGQAGVALSNFRDELMDKGKPLVEMRLTVRAEPGRGPQDIDLLGMAVAQMPKQPAKVTIDVAASMPGLEGVIEIRLEGDKAKYQQASSKLGPLLKAAEEIDGTLTLTLDFGENGVTVTDNAFSTVDSVIRGLGPSELTVEGTLA from the coding sequence ATGAGCAGCGCCCTTCGCGGCATCCGGAGCACCTGCGTTCCCAGGCCGGACGTGCTCGCCGGCGGCATGAGTGACAACCAGTTCGCCGCTCAGCTCGACAAGGTCGTCCGTGACCCGAGCGGCTACGAGGTCTACTCTGACGCCGACCGGTTCTTCGACCTGACGTACCCGACGAGCGGGTTGAAGCAACTCCTCGCGAAGACGTTCGGACGCCTTGCGGGCGTCGCCGGCGATGACGGCGACCACGGCGTCCTCCGCGCTGAGACGTCGTTCGGCGGCGGCAAGACCCACAGTTTGGTGGCCGTGTACCACCTCGCAAAGGGTGCCCGCCCGGCGAACGTCAACGACTTCCTCGACACGTCGCTGCTGCCCGAGGGGCCGGTTAGCGTCGCTGCCGTCGTCGGCGACGCCCTCGACCCGGTGAACGGTCTCGCCACCAACGGCCTGACGAGCCGTACTCTCTGGGGCGAGGTGGGGGCTCAGCTCGGGCCCGCCGCCCACCAGGCGCTCGCTCAGTCCGACCTGGAACGCACGGCCCCCGGGACCGAGACCCTTCGCAAGGCCCTGGGTGGCCGACCGACCGTCATCATCATCGACGAGATTGCCCAGCACCTGCGCCAGGTCGCGGAGTCCGGCAACGAGAGTGTCCGCCGCTCCGCGGCCCAGGTGCCCGTCTTTCTCAAGAACTTGTTCGAACTCGCGATGGGCGACCCCGGCGTGGTCGTCATCATCAGCCTCGCCTCCTCCGGCGACGCCTACGCCAAGGAGACCAGCGAACTCGGCCAGCTCCTCGACGGCGCCACCAGGGCTGCGACGGCCCACGCAGAGAGTGCCAGCGTGCTCTCCCGGTCGGGGCGGGTGATCCAGCCGGCGACCGATAGCGAGATCGCGGAAATCCTCAAGCGGCGGCTGTTCGAGAGCATCGATCCGGCTGCGGCGAAGGAGGCCGGGGAGGCGTACCGCGGCCTGTACGAACAAATCGGGGAAACCGTTGCGCTGGCCGGCGGCGCGGAGAGCCCGGCTCGCTACGGTGACGCTGTCGCTGCGAGCTACCCGTTCCACCCGGAGACGATCCGCGTGCTAGATAAGCGGCTCGGGAGCATCCCGAACTTCCAGCGCGCCCGTGGCTCGCTCAAGCTTCTCGCGGAAGTAGTGGCGGACCTGTGGGAAGGCACGGCCAACCCCGAGATCATCAACGTCGCCGACATCAACCTCGCTCGGCTGAACACGCTCAACCACCTCACCATCGCGATCGACCGCGCCGCCTTCTCTGGCGTCGCGAAGGTCGATCTGGCCGGCCCTGAGTCGCACTGCCACGCTGTCGATGTCGCCCGCTTCCCCGGTAAGCCGCCGTTCGCCACCCGCGCCGCCACCACGGTGTTCCTGCACTCGCTGGAGATGCGCGCAGGTGTCGGCGCCGGGCGCAGCGAGTACGTTCTAGGGTCGCTGCGCGTCGGCGAAGACCCGGAGATCCTTGACGAGGCGTTGGCCGAGGCAGAGCGGGTCTGCTGGCACCTGACCTACGACGGCACGCGCTGGCGCTTCCATACCGAGCCAAACGTTAACAAGATCGTCGAGGATGGCAAGCGCGATATCCCAAGCACCCGGGTCACCGAGGAGACCAAGGCACTCATCGCCAAGTCCTTCACCAGCGATGCCGGCGTTACTGCCGTCGTGTTTCCCACTAGCCCTGCCTCTGTTCCGGACGAGCCGCGGCTTCGAGTTGTCGCCTTCGACTACGACCACCTATCGGTGGAGGGCACCTCGTCGGCGACGGCGCCTCCTCAGGTGGTCGAGATGCGCGATCGGGCCGGAGCAGCAGGGAGCCTGCGGGCATACCGCAACGCTGTGGTGTTCGTCGTCGCTGACACCGGAGCCGTCGAGGACCTCAAGGACCGGGTCCGCTCCCAGCTAGCGCTGGAAGCCCTGGTCACCGAGCCGGCGCGCCTCGCGACGTTTGCGAAAGAGGTCAAGACGAGGGTCCGCGAGATGTACGACGACAGCGGCCTGAACGCCCGCATCGCTGTCACCCGCTGCTACAAGCATGTGTACTACCCGGTCAAGGACGCCAGCAGCAACCATCTTGCGCACCGCGAACTCCCCGCGGCGCAGAAGGGCGACACCGCCAAGAGCGTCATCCGCACCATTCGTGAGCTGCTTGTCAACGAGGGCAAGGTCCGCACCGAGCCCATCCCGACGAACTGGCTTCGACAGCGTGCCTGGGAGAAGCCCGAGTCGACGACAACTAAGAAGATCAGCGACTGGTTCTGGAGGGACCAGTCGGCGCTTCTACTACTCGACCCGACGCTGCTCACCGACGCCATTAAGAAGGGCATCGCGAACGACGGTTGGGTCTACTACGACACGCTCACCGAGAAGGCGTACAGCGCTACGTCTGCCACCCCCGCAGTTCAGCTGGTGGACACCGCCGAGCTTTACACCGCCGAGGAGGCGGCCGCTAAGGGGGTCCTCGGCCGCCCGCCTTCCCTCGGGGATGTGCTTGCCAGCGTCAGCCCGGCGACCACCGGTCCCGCACTGCGAGCCGCACTCGAGGCCCGCTGCCAGAAGGAGCCGACCAAGGCGCAGGTGGCCGACCAGCTCGCCGAGGCGTTCCGGCAGGGCAAGCTTGTCGTCACGGACGTTACCCCTGCTGCCGGTGTGAAGGCGCTAGGCGTGAAGGAAATCCGTGAGCGGAGTCTGGACGGCTTTCACATCCTTACCAAGGCCGAGGCCGACAGTCTGGGCGTCCAGTCGGCCGTCGCCAAGCCGGCGTCCAAGCGCATCGAGGCCAAGACGGGCCAAGCCGGCGTCGCGCTAAGCAACTTCCGCGACGAACTCATGGACAAGGGCAAGCCACTCGTCGAGATGCGGCTCACCGTTCGCGCCGAGCCTGGCAGGGGCCCGCAGGACATAGACCTACTCGGTATGGCTGTCGCGCAGATGCCCAAGCAGCCCGCGAAGGTCACCATCGACGTCGCCGCGTCCATGCCCGGCCTAGAAGGCGTCATCGAAATCAGGCTGGAAGGCGACAAGGCCAAGTACCAGCAGGCCAGTAGCAAGCTCGGCCCGCTTCTCAAGGCAGCGGAGGAGATCGACGGGACGCTTACTCTCACCCTCGACTTCGGGGAGAACGGCGTGACCGTAACCGACAACGCCTTCAGCACGGTCGACTCGGTCATCCGGGGCCTCGGCCCTAGCGAGCTCACAGTCGAAGGGACGCTGGCATGA
- a CDS encoding DUF7680 family protein: MSAQPATVSRLHKAGIRTFRLTVQPAPARTGEGDRYGVRLEEEYADGDRTLAAAVATATPLHTARVLDALVAAVRASGHQAGVLSVSRRKPIHLDEAAGVRLALALLAAQPVSKPERIRRIVAGVSAMSTEETYYWYAKAVGPAAERVRRALRIFLAEE, translated from the coding sequence ATGAGCGCCCAGCCAGCCACAGTCTCCAGGCTGCACAAGGCCGGCATCCGAACGTTCCGGCTCACCGTACAGCCCGCCCCGGCCCGGACAGGGGAAGGCGACCGGTACGGCGTTCGGCTCGAAGAGGAGTACGCCGACGGCGACCGCACCCTCGCCGCCGCGGTCGCCACCGCGACGCCGCTGCATACCGCGCGAGTCCTTGACGCCCTGGTCGCCGCCGTTCGCGCTAGCGGGCACCAGGCCGGCGTTCTGTCCGTGTCCCGACGCAAGCCCATCCACTTGGACGAAGCCGCTGGCGTCCGGCTCGCGCTCGCGCTGCTCGCCGCGCAGCCCGTCAGCAAGCCCGAGCGCATCCGGCGCATTGTTGCTGGGGTCTCCGCCATGAGCACCGAGGAGACCTACTACTGGTACGCCAAGGCCGTCGGGCCGGCCGCCGAGCGGGTCCGGCGAGCGCTTCGGATTTTCCTGGCGGAGGA